In Pygocentrus nattereri isolate fPygNat1 chromosome 30, fPygNat1.pri, whole genome shotgun sequence, the following proteins share a genomic window:
- the gpr155b gene encoding integral membrane protein GPR155 gives MEGHYVTIHGLNVTHNALSTPAMSIDRLFPALLECFGIILCGYVAGRIGVIGAGQVKGLGSFVSCFALPALLFKNMVQLQFADVVWSFLWSVLIAKVCVFVLVCTLTLLVADPESKYSKAGLFSIFATQSNDFALGYPIVDALYRSSHPDYGQYLYLVAPVSLMLLNPVGFALCELQCWRQSPDHNHSKLHIIATVLLRVIKNPIVFMVMVGIICHFLFGGHVPALLGEFVDGLADSFGGAALFYLGLTMVGQMHKLNRSTGVTLILLITAKLLMMPLMCKDMLELLDAGNSGNRSANHSSLSDYAFLYGVFPTAPSVAIYAGQYNMQLEVVTSGMVISTLLSAPIMYLSAWLLTIPWMEARHLISELQEVSFNISIISLIALVWTIAVMLLSKKFKRLPHMFATNLFLAQLLVCVSMVLWKFVVHQDNMLAQILTFTLLYGSLYSTYLWTGLLAFALTLLKKNEKLKVRPIIFILLGWGVPFLIVGLLLVVGERESKTTDSAFFYGKWQIVSSLGVLSCGILLGGVSLMGLSQSTQEEQSYQALEQSSMSGTTEDLRDPPQPENQNSSERATSHGSLNRDHSDPMPDMISDRLNDSPAPPSGAALCETSSCVRTQEERQVARHVLLCLLLIVSLLANLSSCLWWLLNTDPGRLYLELQFFCAVTNYGQGFISFGIFGLDEHLIILPFKKRLAAFCGGSQEESCGPAAVPEEIRLTCTQFVRYHKNQCVQDIVRKSGSTESLSGPVGESLL, from the exons ATGGAAGGCCATTATGTCACCATTCATGGCCTCAACGTTACCCACAATGCTCTGTCCACCCCAGCCATGTCCATCGACAGGCTCTTTCCTGCTTTGCTGGAGTGTTTCGGGATCATCCTGTGCGGTTACGTGGCCGGCCGAATCGGGGTCATCGGAGCCGGTCAGGTGAAAGGCCTGGGCAGTTTTGTGTCCTGCTTCGCTCTTCCTGCCCTCCTTTTTAAGAACATGGTGCAACTCCAGTTTGCGGACGTGGTGTGGTCATTCCTGTGGAGTGTGTTGATCGcgaaggtgtgtgtgtttgtgctggtgTGTACTCTCACGCTGCTGGTGGCCGATCCAGAAAGCAAATACAGTAAAGCGGGGCTGTTCTCCATCTTCGCCACTCAGAGTAATGACTTCGCTCTGGGATATCCCATAG TGGATGCTCTGTACCGGAGTTCCCACCCAGACTATGGGCAGTACCTGTATTTAGTGGCTCCAGTGTCTCTAATGCTGCTGAACCCAGTGGGCTTTGCCCTGTGTGAGCTCCAATGCTGGAGGCAAAGCCCGGACCACAACCACAGCAAACTGCACATCATCGCCACCGTTCTGCTACGG GTCATTAAGAATCCTATCGTCTTTATGGTCATGGTTGGGATTATCTGTCACTTCCTGTTTGGTGGGCATGTCCCTGCATTGCTAGGGGAGTTTGTGGATGGATTGGCTGACTCATTCGGGGGGGCTGCGCTCTTTTACCTGGGATTGACGATGGTGGGACAGATGCACAAACTCAACCGCTCCACTGGAGTCACCCTCATACTGCTCATCACAGCTAAACT GTTGATGATGCCGTTGATGTGTAAGGACATGTTGGAGCTGTTGGACGCAGGTAACTCTGGAAACAGATCTGCAAACCACAGCAGTCTGTCTGATTATGCCTTCCTCTATGGGGTCTTCCCCACCGCTCCCAGCGTGGCCATCTATGCTGGACAGTACAACATGCAGCTGGAGGTG GTGACTTCCGGCATGGTCATCAGCACCTTACTGTCTGCGCCCATCATGTACCTGTCTGCATGGTTACTGACCATTCCCTGGATGGAGGCTAGACACCTAATCTCAGAGTTACAGGAGGTCAGCTTCAACATCAGCATCATCAGCCTCATCGCCCTG GTGTGGACTATTGCTGTCATGCTGCTCAGCAAGAAGTTCAAGAGACTGCCTCATATGTTTGCAACAAACCTTTTCCTCGCTCAG ctgttggtgtgtgtgtcGATGGTCTTGTGGAAGTTTGTGGTTCATCAGGACAACATGCTGGCACAGATCCTCACCTTCACACTGCTGTATGGATCTCTTTACAGCACCTATCTGTGGACAG GTCTGTTAGCGTTTGCGCTGACTCTGCTGAAGAAGAACGAAAAGCTCAAAGTTCGACCCATCATCTTCATCCTCCTGGGCTGGgg GGTTCCATTTCTTATTGTGGGATTGCTGCTTGTTgtgggtgaaagagagagtaaaacaACTGACTCCGCCTTCTTCTACGGCAAGTGGCAA ATTGTGAGCAGTTTGGGGGTATTGAGCTGTGGTATATTGTTGGGTGGGGTGTCTCTCATGGGGCTGAGTCAGAGTACTCAGGAAGAGCAGAGTTACCAGGCTTTGGAGCAGAGCTCCATGTCTGGCACCACAGAGGACCTGAGGGACCCCCCACAGCCAGAGAACCAGAACTCATCCGAGAGGGCAACATCACATGGGAGTCTGAATAGAG ATCATAGTGACCCCATGCCTGATATGATATCTGACCGTCTGAATGACTCACCAGCACCACCGTCAG GTGCAGCTCTGTGTGAAACTTCGAGCTGTGTACGGACGCAGGAGGAGAGGCAGGTGGCTCGGCATGTGTTGCTCTGTTTGCTGCTCATCGTCAGCCTGCTAGCA AACCTGTCCAGCTGTCTCTGGTGGCTTTTAAATACTGATCCTGGACGACTGTATCTCGAGCTGCAGTTCTTCTGTGCTGTGACCAATTATGGACAG ggtttcatttcatttggaaTATTTGGGCTGGATGAGCATCTCatcattttaccatttaaaaagAG gcTGGCAGCATTTTGTGGTGGCAGTCAGGAGGAAAGCTGTGGTCCAGCTGCTGTTCCTGAGGAGATCCGACTGACCTGCACCCAGTTCGTTCGCTACCACAAAAATCAGTGTGTGCAGGACATTGTGCGCAAGAG TGGATCAACTGAATCTCTCTCAGGTCCGGTGGGTGAATCCTTGCTTTGA
- the wipf1b gene encoding WAS/WASL-interacting protein family member 1 encodes MPVPPPPPPPPPPTFAQANTEKPVLNKNEQHGRNALLSDITKGTRLKKAVTNDRSAPVLDKPKGGGGGGGGGGGGGGGGGFGGGAPAGLGGLFQVGMPKLRSTRDDSGGVRPPCLPPGARSSVPRPFVGGGGSAPHLPGSRNGSSDPPRPRMTAPRPETPGGLPPPVPSTPRPNQSSMQSRGPPPLPGGPRPSSSSPAPPPPNPPGRQPAPPPVPGGRPPSSPAAPPPVPHSGRPPLPPAPARLDDRPPPVPPGNRPSLLLPRDGPPPPPPPSVNSKPPPPSFSSRTPVNSAPPLPPGRPGRPNDEHTPRLPQRHLSLTSHAPSLSSGRTGPLPPPPSERPPPLGRNASGRTGPLPPPPPIGRPGGGSVRSPAAPTPPNRLASEPPRGGNRPPLPPDRPTTGGPPPPPPPMGNGYHSQGQFADEWEMRFSFRPVSDFPPPEPYIPFQKTYPSKLGRSDGRGSGKKERGAPPLPPIPR; translated from the exons ATGCCTGTCCCCCCACCGCCCCCTCCTCCCCCACCCCCTACCTTTGCTCAG GCGAACACAGAAAAGCCAGTCCTGAACAAGAATGAGCAGCATGGCAGGAATGCGTTACTATCTGACATCACCAAAGGAACACGACTCAAGAAGGCTGTAACCAATGACCGCAGTGCACCTGTACTCGACA AGCCAAaaggtggtggaggaggaggagggggagggggaggaggaggaggaggtggaggattTGGAGGTGGAGCTCCTGCAGGACTTGGCGGTCTGTTTCAGGTTGGGATGCCAAAGCTGCGCTCTACCAGAGACG actCTGGTGGTGTTAGACCACCCTGCCTTCCTCCAGGTGCCCGTAGTTCCGTTCCACGGCCTTTTGTGGGAGGCGGTGGCTCTGCTCCTCATTTGCCTGGGTCCCGTAATGGCTCTTCTGACCCTCCACGCCCTCGAATGACCGCTCCTCGACCTGAAACACCTGGAGGGCTACCTCCGCCCGTTCCTAGCACACCACGCCCAAATCAAAGCAGCATGCAAAGTAGAGGACCACCTCCACTACCAGGGGGACCCCGCCCCTCAAGCTCTTCACCTGCCCCTCCTCCTCCAAACCCTCCTGGAAGACAGCCTGCGCCTCCACCCGTGCCAGGCGGACGTCCACCTTCATCTCCTGCAGCTCCTCCCCCTGTTCCTCATTCTGGACGGCCTCCTCTTCCCCCAGCCCCTGCCCGATTAGATGATCGACCACCTCCTGTCCCTCCTGGCAACCGCCCATCTTTGCTCCTCCCACGGGATGgcccaccccctccccctccacctTCTGTCAATAGCAAGCCACCTCCTCCTTCTTTCTCATCTCGCACACCGGTAAACTCTGCCCCTCCTCTGCCACCGGGGAGACCAGGTAGACCCAACGACGAACATACGCCACGTCTTCCTCAGAGGCACCTGTCCCTTACTTCACATGCCCCATCCCTTTCTTCTGGACGGACAGGACCCCTTCCTCCACCTCCAAGTGAGAGGCCGCCACCTCTGGGTCGAAATGCATCTGGACGAACAG GTCCCCTTCCACCTCCACCACCTATTGGACGCCCAGGGGGAGGCAGTGTAAGGTCACCAGCAGCTCCAACTCCTCCAAACAGACTCGCATCAGAACCTCCTCGTGGTGGCAACAGACCGCCCCTCCCACCAGACAGGCCCACCACTGGAGGGCCACCTCCTCCGCCTCCACCCATGGGCAATGGTTACCACAGTCAGGGACAGTTTGCAG ATGAGTGGGAAATGCGCTTCAGTTTCCGTCCTGTGTCGGATTTCCCACCTCCAGAGCCCTACATCCCCTTTCAGAAGACCTATCCCAGCAAACTGGGCAGGAGTGATGGCAGAG gttcaggaaaaaaggagagaggtgCTCCCCCTTTGCCTCCCATTCCCAGATGA